From Lucilia cuprina isolate Lc7/37 chromosome 4, ASM2204524v1, whole genome shotgun sequence:
AATGACTCATTATTTAaggttttaagtttgtttttattacaatttcagttTCATTTCGCTTTTGATCTTATTGCTAACACTGCGAGACATTAATAGCACGTCTAGTCATCTAACCTCAAGATGTGTAACCCTTTAGACTAGTCAGTTGaagtaaatatataattcaattcttaaaattaagttcttgtttagctctagttcagttctagttcagttctagttcagttctagctcagttctagttcagttctagttcagttctagttcagttctagttcagttctagttcagttctagttcagttctagttcagttctagttcagttctagttcagttctagtttagttctagttcagttctagttcagtctatcTACCTATCTTCGACTCAACTTATTTAcgtgataaaatataaaaatttattcattacaACTAAATTCCTTAACacgtatttaataaaacaattgtagcAAAAAAACTCTGGTTCATCTTGCAAACGTAGTAGAGTAGTAATATTTAAATCAAgaacaaggaaaaaaatataacaatcttTAATTTACAGCACTTgactaaacatttatatttaaaaaaaaatcattgcaaATAGTTGTAGTAAATACGCAAAATATCAGCAGACGttacattaatttaattacaaaaccattttccatttaaactcaacaaaaataacttGTAAGTGataatcgtaaaaaaaattcaaacaatttttacatacagaatgatttaatagttttaaaataattaacaaattaatttcacaaattcccattttatatttaacttccCTTTTGAATcacaattatgaaattaaattctTAAGCATACaacgaaatacaaaaaaaatatttaaattaaacatcatcataattttgagaattgcaaaaaaaacagAATCTAATACTAAAAACTACACCTTGGAGTATTGATGAATCACAACAATAGAACAATTACACAGacacatataaaataataatacaataaagagaataataatattaatacgtAGTTTAGTAGTTAGTAGAAATGTAATAGACAACTAATGACATTGTAATTGTGAATTATTTTCAGCAATATAGTTAAAGAGAACTGATAAAtgagaataaaattatataccaatttgttttctaaacaattaaacttatttgttaaacaaatgaaaaatttctcAATTTATCTTTCGTAATCTCATTTATAAACTTTATTCAAACAAATACACTTTATGGTTCTCCATTTtgatattgcaatttttttgcatatcttaagcaaaaaaaaaagaaaataatagaattttccaTTATAGATACATAAAACCTACAGTACAAAGTTGAATGACTACGACAGGTTTTAAAGTTTactcttttttttctgttgtaaaTAAGATCTCTTAATGCGAGCAAAAGTTTTACTTATAATCACGTGATCATGTTTTCTTTTAGCATTATTATAGGATTTTACAAACAACTGCGAAATGCGTCATTAGTGAATCAAAGTATGACGTGTTTTTACGAAGGGGTATATATCTCAATAACAGCAAGCATACTAAGATCAGTATGTATGCatcatttaagttatttttataacgCTATAACAAGCtagtaaataagaaaaattgaacATCACTCACCATTTGGTTGGTAAGATTTTTATACAGTCACTATAAAAGTTACAATCTCATGTTGTTATACTGCGTATTCCACTGGATTTTATCTAAAAGCAAAAATGATGAAAAGATAAATTGTTATTGTAGGAAAGATAAGTTTGGTATTTCATTGGGAAATATAAAAACACCGTGAAACAAGTTTAATTGTGTGATAggaaagtaagtaagtaagtaagtaagtaagtaaggacgtaagtatgtatgtaagtaagtaagtaagtaagtaagtaagtaagtaagtaagtaagaagtaagaagtaagtaagtaataaagtaagtaagtaagtaagtaagtaagtaagtaagtatgtaagtaagtaagtatgtaagtaagtaagtaagtaagtaagtaagtaagtaagtaagtaagtaagtaagtaagtaagtaagtaagtaagtaagtaagtaagtaagtaagtaagtaagtaagtaagtaagtaagtaagtaagtaagtaagtaagtaagtaaataagtaagtaagtaagtaagtaagtaagtaagtaagtaagtaagtaagtaagtaagtgagtACGCTTCTATTGCTCAAGAAGAAGTTTGCTTCACACAACAATTGGAACTTCGCAGCGAAACTAttcgagtcatactcggccataGATTTTCTTCGAAAGCTATGTCAACCAAAAGTTTTTTCTCAGCACCGAAACTATCCAAGTCATACTCGGTCAAATATTGTATTCGAGAGCTATATCAACCAAGCGTTtttacccaggaaaaactttgGCCACAGCCGAGCTGTGTGATCAAAAATGGTTTTTTTTCAGGAAAAGTCGAACAGGTACAACAACATGATTATCATTATTATGATTATCATCATTTTGTACATTATAAGCCTTTTCGATGATAGGTACATAATCGGCCAATCCGAAAAAAGGTACATACCCGAAAATTAGATCATATCGATGTAAAGTATGATAAAAGTGCATATAATTTCCTAATGCAGAATCCATACTAAAAGTCGAtcataaattaattgaattttgaaccaagatatattaattatattaaaagaagtTATTTTAACAATCCCTCTTACGAACATAAGATTTCCAgatgtatttctttttaaaacttatttcaagCTATATTAAGATTAGTGATTTCTTCGaactgtaataataataatattattaactgAATAATCTTTAGACTCGAGTTCGAATCCCACTGGGCGATatattattttccaaattgtaatgatatttttaattataaaaatactgaaattttaatttttcagacACAATAGCAATGTCAAGCTTTTTTATCTTTACCTTAAATCCTATGGAGATTTTATCACATAAAACTGATTTATCCACCATTACCACATGATAATCCCTTTCCTCATCATGACTTAATAACAAACGTTGATTAATTTTATGTGTATGAGAATCACCCAGAGCAGGAGCCACTAACCACTGATTGTCTACATGACGCGTTGTCAATTCATTTGTAATAACTACCTACAAGTAAGGAATAGTCAGTAAATAAGAGTTCCTTGAAcatatactaaaaacaaaacttaccgCCACATTAAATTCCATGGCCAAAGTTtgcaaatcatttaaaatctcATAATTTATACGAGTCCTTATTTTTACATCATCCAATTGACGAagacaaaatgaaaatgaatcaATAATaatgagtttaatttttaaatcatctataaaaatattacgaaaattatGTATAGTAGACATAAACTCCACATAATCGTGACAATAGACATAAGAAACATTTTGTAACAGTTGTGGAGTGCAAAAATCTTTAAAGGCTGAGGAGGTGGTGGCCATGTTAGAGTAAAGTTTCTTTAAGGTGTGTTGGAAATGATTTTCCATGTGTTCAGCTAATTCTGTAAAaggataaaaagaaataatgatTACGTTTCTggattgttttattgttaatgtGGTTACAGATTATTAGATGTTCACTTTTTTACCTTTTAAACGATAAGGTGAAAAGTCCTGATTGGTgtctatgaaaaaagctttGCCGCCCAAACCACCCATATGCTCGGGAAATTGAACATTTAAACATAACTGCaaacttaaaagaaaagttggaattaaaaacatttaaatgtgttGCAGACATAAGATTACCTACCAAAATTGAGTTTTACCTGCTCCGGGAGCTCCACAGAGTTCTGTAACCAAACCCAAAGGTAAACCACCAGCCAAATGATCATCTAGTTCTTTGATTAAAGTAATTAACTTGGGCGATGACTGTTCATGGCGCCAAATCTCAAAGGCAgtagttttaaacatttaactaaataaattaatacaaataaaactaaaataaattgttataagatttaatacaaaagctaaaattacaaaaatctatGGCAAAAAGcgccttttttttaatacagggttgtatatttgtgtatttaaatgTACATAGACAATCCAAAAGCAAGATTAAAAGATAGTGCCAAATTCAGAAAAACGGagcttatttattttgtttttttttatatatggagtttgacagtATGCCTATACTTTAAAATGCCAGCCAGGTGTATTAACTATAAGGTAGTGTTAACTGAGCAGCTGATTGTTCtttgttattttgattttttttgtacaattagTTTGACAGTGTGATGGCACTTCGAAGTGCAGACGAATAAACATAGAGttgttagggttctatagttgaaacgaaaagtcaacttttcgactttttgcattttatgaaaagtcgatttttcgactttattcatttaattaaaagtc
This genomic window contains:
- the LOC111687603 gene encoding DNA repair protein RAD51 homolog 3 gives rise to the protein MFKTTAFEIWRHEQSSPKLITLIKELDDHLAGGLPLGLVTELCGAPGAGKTQFCLQLCLNVQFPEHMGGLGGKAFFIDTNQDFSPYRLKELAEHMENHFQHTLKKLYSNMATTSSAFKDFCTPQLLQNVSYVYCHDYVEFMSTIHNFRNIFIDDLKIKLIIIDSFSFCLRQLDDVKIRTRINYEILNDLQTLAMEFNVAVVITNELTTRHVDNQWLVAPALGDSHTHKINQRLLLSHDEERDYHVVMVDKSVLCDKISIGFKIKSSGIRSITT